A segment of the Eleutherodactylus coqui strain aEleCoq1 chromosome 6, aEleCoq1.hap1, whole genome shotgun sequence genome:
cactttttgttttttgtgaTGTCCTGATCTATACATTagaaaaatcctgaaatcctgcagttctcacactgaccacgaagcctaataatagtctggcactgcctgttctgtagagaaggcTTTGTAGCAGTCATtgcactaacatcacaggcaggattacaccgatGGCCAAAACCTCGTATGTATAGGTGATACTTGCCCTTTAAGaagtactagaatactgccccctatgtacaagaatatagcgtTTATCTCAACCTTCTATTCTATACACAGCTCTGCGGCTTGGCCTTGTTTGCTGAGACCATCTGGGCCACCACTGATCCCTACTACGTTTACCCGGTGTTGGGGGCAACCGGAAAAGATGACGTCTTCGCCGGAGGCTGGATCGGAATATTCTGTGGATTTAGCTTCTTCCTCCTAGGAGTGTATGGAATTGTGGCTGCGATAAAGAACAGTCGGACCATGCTGATGGTGGTAAGCTGGTGGACCACAGAGGTGGTGGGGTTGTGAATTGTAGGCCAGACACTGGAGGGCGGGTAGGTAGGTGGGTGGTGGCGGCGGTTTATGTATCCTTTTCTGATGGTGAAAACTTCATTATACGGCACCATCCCAGACAGCGGAGCGCGGAGTTCTTCCAGCGCTGCTACATCGGTTCGCAGTTGATTGAATTCATTGTCTTGCTACAAAGCATCATGTTCCCAAATATTAATATCCTTAATAGGACTAGAAATACAGggcgaggcaaaagtctggaaacGCCTGTTTAACTAGTCTAATAATCGGAAGACCGCACTTCTTggtggaagattttttttttttaaatcaaagtaTGCTGAATTCACTATGGGAACGGGTTCATGTGGTGTATCAatcttggctagaatttactcagacTGGAAGTGTCTGTTTTTTCCTATTGTTTGCCTCCCCCTGTATACAGAAGGGCATTCAGATGATCCTCCACACTGACTTGGATACGGAAAGTTATGTGCATGTGTGGAGGGTCCAtgcagaagtcgggggggggggggggggggcacatagtCTTCAGACCCTCCAAGTAGTGCAGCTTTGGTCACTGACCAATCAGGTCTCCGTATGATGCTGTGTTGATCGTCTTTGTCCTTCTGCCCCGCAGTACCTGGTGCTGATGATGATCGTGTACATCTTTGAATGCGCTTCTTGTATCACGTCTTTCACACATCGGGATTACGTAAGTGTTGTGGTTATCTGTAGCGACGTAAGACGTCTGTCAGCGATTTCGCATGACTTACTCCTCTTCCTCTGTAGATGGTAAACTCCAATGTCGTCAAGACACAAATGTTGAGCCGTTTTGCAGAAAACTCCTCCATAGGCGCCGAGATCACCAACTTCTGGAAACGGATTATGTTGGAAGTAAGTACAGATTTATCACATGTTGGAAATAAAGGGGGTCCGCCAGACCCCATGGACTAGCCTGCCGCCattccccaccccacccccctggcATTATACTGGACAGTATAGCATGGCGGGCCTATGTACCGGATCCAGTGTGGATGTGAAGCTTACAGGGCACCCAATGTAAACTATGGGAGACCAACCAAGACGGGCGGTAGAGGGTGCAGGCGCCAATATCCCAT
Coding sequences within it:
- the UPK1A gene encoding uroplakin-1a, coding for MAEKSNPALVATIVFGNIVILLCGLALFAETIWATTDPYYVYPVLGATGKDDVFAGGWIGIFCGFSFFLLGVYGIVAAIKNSRTMLMVYLVLMMIVYIFECASCITSFTHRDYMVNSNVVKTQMLSRFAENSSIGAEITNFWKRIMLEKQCCGVDGPTDWIDYASTFRTVYSESEAPWPFWCCAKDDNFQILNKQACRVGLPPYVYNTGCFEHIGHAIDSYTWGISWFGFAILMWTMLFMFVTMYHYFTM